The Stigmatella aurantiaca DW4/3-1 genome contains the following window.
CACCCCCCAGGGCTGACACCGGGGGCGCCCCGGCGATCCCCTATCCCCGCACCTCCACCTCACGGACCTCCTTCGACACCTCGCTCACCTTCACCTTCACCTCCAGAAAGTGGGCGAAGGTCTCAAGCTGGGTCTGTGAATGCCCATCCAGCGGCAGTGTCCGGAATGCGCCCCCCTTGGCCAGCGCCAGCAGCAACAGCAACTGGTCGCACAGGTTCTCGCCCACGGGCACTTCCGCGTCCAGGTAGCGCTTCGCGGCCTCCGCCGCCCTTCCCGCCACCTCCTCCGCGCGCACGCCTCGCTCCCCGAAGCCCGTGAACACTTCCGTCACGTGCTCGCTCTCCACCTCCAGCATCAGCGCGTTTCCGGGGCCCTGGGAGCGCTTCAGCTCTTCCACCCGCTGCTCGTCCGGCCTCCACCCCAGCACCTGCTCCACCGTGGCCAACTCCCGCTGCGCCACGTTGAAGGGAATCTGTGAGAAGAGCGCCGTGGCCTGCCGCCGCTTCACCCTGCCTCGCTCCAAGAGCACCAGCGGCCGGAGCGGTGCCGGGAGGACATTCACCCGGAACTTCCCGCCTCCGGCCGGGAAGAAGCCGTGCCGCTCCAGCACCGCGTCCACCCGAGGCCCCATGCGGCGCACCAGCGGCAGGTATGCCTTCTCCAGGAAGTCGAAGGGAGGCGCCGCCGGGTTGTGCGTCCCCCCCTCCAGCATCAGCGTGGAGGGGCCGCTGGCCACCATCAGCGCGGGCAGCACCGTTTGCAGCACCAGCGTCGCGCTGCCCGCCGTGCCCACCGAGAAGTAATAGTTGCCCGCCGACAGGGCGCGCGGCTTGAACGTCAGTTCCCGCGAGCCCAGCTCGGCCCCCTCCACCTCCGCCGCCCCCACTTCCGCCGCGGCCTTCACCGCCGTCAGGTGCTGGCGCAGCAGCCCCGGCTTGGCGCGCTTCGCCCGCACGTTCACCAACTGGAACGGCGTTCCCGTCACCAGGGACAGCGCCAGCGACGTGCGCAGCACCTGCCCTCCCCCTTCCCCCTTTGAACCATCTATCCGAATCATCGGAGCACCCCTCCCACACAACGTAGCGGCGCCTGCTCCCCCATCCTAGCGACCGAAGTCTCGGGGGGAGCAGGCGCCTCGAATGTCGTCATCCCGGCATGGTCACCTCGCGTTGCCTTCGGGTCACCCCTTCACACACACCACCTGCCGCAGCGTATGAACCACTTCCACCAGGTCCGCCTGCGCTGACATCACCGCGTCGATGGGCTTGTAGGCCGCCGGCGTCTCGTCGATGACGTCCACGTCCTTACGGCACTCAATGCCCTCCGTCGCCCGCGCGTGGTCCTCCACCGAGAAGCGCCGCTTCGCCTCCTCGCGCGACATCACCCGCCCCGCCCCGTGGCTGCACGAGTGGAAGCTCTCCGGGTTTCCCTTTCCCCGGACGATGAAGGAGCGCGCCCCCATGCTTCCGGGGATGATGCCGAGATCCCCCTCCCGCGCCCGCACCGCGCCCTTGCGCGTCACGAAGCAGTTGCGACCGTAGTGGTGCTCACGCGCCACGTAGTTGTGGTGGCAGTTCACCGCCGCGTCCGTCAGTCCGAAGGACGGCAGGAGCCGCGAGTCCCCCAGGGCCCCCACCACCGCCTCCAGCATCAGCTGCCGGTTGGTGGCCGCGTACTCCTGCGCCCACTCCACCGCCTGCACGTAGTCCTGGAAGTGCACCGACCCCTCGGGCAGGTACGCCAGGTCCGCGTCCGGCAGGTGGATGAAGAAGCGGCGCATCTCCTCCTTCGCCAGCGCGATGAAGTGGCTTCCAATCCGGTTTCCCACCCCTCGCGAACCGCTGTGCAGCATCACCCACACGGCATCGGCCTCATCCAGGCACAGCTCGATGAAGTGGTTGCCCGTCCCGAGCGTTCCCAGGTGTCCCAGCTCCGGCCCCCGGCCGAGGCGCGGGTGCTTGGCCACGATGGCGTCATACCCGGGCTTCAGCCGCGCCCAGGCCTCGCAGTGGGCCGCGGGCGCATCCTGCCAGGCCCCCCGGTCATTGCGGCCGCCGTTGTCCGTGCGGCCATGCGGCACCGTGCGCTCGATGGCCGAGCGCACCGCCGCCAGGGAGTCCGGGAGCTGCTCCGCGCGCAGCGTGGTGCGCACGGCGATCATTCCACAGCCGATGTCCACCCCCACCGCCGCCGGGATGACCGCGCCCACCGTGGGCACCACGGAGCCCACCGTCGCCCCGAACCCGCGGTGCACATCCGGCATCGCGGCCACCCACTTGTGGATGAAGGGCAACCCCGCGAGGTTCTTCAGCTGCTGCTTCGCCTCCTCCTCGAAGGGCACCCCCACCGTCCACGCCTTGATGGGGTTCTTTCCGTTCTCCGACAGCACCTCGTAGCCGCGATTCATGGTCTTGCCTTCCGCACGTTCGCCCGCGCCAGAAGGCGGGCACGGGAAGACCTAAAGCAGCCACCGTGCCAGCCCCTTCTCCGAGGGCGGCCCTCCTTCTCCCCTCCTTTTCTCTATCCCCCAGGATAAAGTTGTATCCCCATGGCGAAGACTCAGGCGCGAAGGACCGTGGTCCTCGGGATGCTCGGGACGATGCTCGACGGGGGCCAAGGGCCCCGGCGGTGGGAGCGGTGGCGTCCCACCGTGGCGCTGTGCCAGCAGGACGACCTGCTCGTGGACCGGCTGGAGCTCCTCTATTCCCCCAACGCTGCGGTGCTCGCCGCCACGGTGACGGAGGACATCCATCAGGTGTCCGCGGACACGCAGGTGCGCGGCGTGGAGGTGGACATCCAGGACCCGTGGGATTTGGAGGAGGTGTATGGGGCCCTGCTCGACTATGCCCGGAGCTACCCCTTCCAACCCGAGCAGGAGGACTACCTCGTCCACATCACCACCGGGACGCACATCGTGCAGATCTGCATGTTCCTGCTGGTGGAGAGCCGGCACATCCCCGCGCGGCTGGTCCAGACGGCCCCGCCCTCGGGCCGGGACCGAGGCCCCGGCAAGTACAGCATCATCGATCTGGATCTCTCCAAGCACGACCGGCTGGCCACGCGCTTCCAGCAAGAGCAGCGCGAGGGGCTGTCCTTCCTCAAGGCGGGCATCGACACGCGCAACGCCGCGTTCAACCAGCTCATCGCGCGCATCGAGCAGGTGGCCATCCGCTCCCGCGCCCCGCTGCTCATCACCGGCCCCACGGGGGCGGGCAAATCTCAGCTCGCGCGGCGCATCTACGCCCTGAAGAAGGCCCGGCGGCAGGTGAATGGCCCCTTCGTGGACCTCAACTGCGCCACGCTCCGGGGAGATGCCGCCATGTCCGCCCTCTTCGGCCACGTGAAGGGCGCCTTCACCGGGGCCTTGAGTGACCGGCCCGGGCTGCTGCGACAGGCGAACGGGGGCGTCCTGTTCCTGGATGAGATTGGCGAGTTGGGCGCGGACGAGCAGGCCATGCTGCTGCGGGCCGTGGAGGACAAACGCTTCCTGCCCGTGGGCTCGGACAAGGAGGTGGAGAGCGACTTCCAGCTCATCGCCGGCACGAACCGGGATCTGCAAGCCGAGGTGGCGCGGGGGGCCTTCCGGGAGGACCTGCTGGCGCGCATCAACCTGTGGACGTTCCAGCTGCCCGCCCTGCGCGAGCGCCCCGAGGACATCCCCCCCAACCTGCTCTACGAGCTGGATCAAGCCTCCCAGGCCCTGGACACCCGGGTGACGATGAACCGGGAGGCCCAGGAGCACTTCCTGCGCTTCGCCACCTCCCCCGCGGCGCGCTGGAGCGGCAACTTCCGCGACCTGAACGCGGCGGTGCTGCGCATGGCCACCCTGGCCCCAGGGGGCCGCATCACTCGGGAGAACGTGGACGAGGAGCAGGAACGGCTCCGAGCCCAGTGGCGCCAGGGCCCCCCCCCGGGCCCGGGGGCAACAGAGGATCCCGTCCAAGAGGTGCTCGGGGCGGCCATCGCGGCGGAGCTGGACCGGTTCGACCG
Protein-coding sequences here:
- the rtcA gene encoding RNA 3'-terminal phosphate cyclase — encoded protein: MIRIDGSKGEGGGQVLRTSLALSLVTGTPFQLVNVRAKRAKPGLLRQHLTAVKAAAEVGAAEVEGAELGSRELTFKPRALSAGNYYFSVGTAGSATLVLQTVLPALMVASGPSTLMLEGGTHNPAAPPFDFLEKAYLPLVRRMGPRVDAVLERHGFFPAGGGKFRVNVLPAPLRPLVLLERGRVKRRQATALFSQIPFNVAQRELATVEQVLGWRPDEQRVEELKRSQGPGNALMLEVESEHVTEVFTGFGERGVRAEEVAGRAAEAAKRYLDAEVPVGENLCDQLLLLLALAKGGAFRTLPLDGHSQTQLETFAHFLEVKVKVSEVSKEVREVEVRG
- a CDS encoding RtcB family protein; the encoded protein is MNRGYEVLSENGKNPIKAWTVGVPFEEEAKQQLKNLAGLPFIHKWVAAMPDVHRGFGATVGSVVPTVGAVIPAAVGVDIGCGMIAVRTTLRAEQLPDSLAAVRSAIERTVPHGRTDNGGRNDRGAWQDAPAAHCEAWARLKPGYDAIVAKHPRLGRGPELGHLGTLGTGNHFIELCLDEADAVWVMLHSGSRGVGNRIGSHFIALAKEEMRRFFIHLPDADLAYLPEGSVHFQDYVQAVEWAQEYAATNRQLMLEAVVGALGDSRLLPSFGLTDAAVNCHHNYVAREHHYGRNCFVTRKGAVRAREGDLGIIPGSMGARSFIVRGKGNPESFHSCSHGAGRVMSREEAKRRFSVEDHARATEGIECRKDVDVIDETPAAYKPIDAVMSAQADLVEVVHTLRQVVCVKG
- the rtcR gene encoding RNA repair transcriptional activator RtcR gives rise to the protein MAKTQARRTVVLGMLGTMLDGGQGPRRWERWRPTVALCQQDDLLVDRLELLYSPNAAVLAATVTEDIHQVSADTQVRGVEVDIQDPWDLEEVYGALLDYARSYPFQPEQEDYLVHITTGTHIVQICMFLLVESRHIPARLVQTAPPSGRDRGPGKYSIIDLDLSKHDRLATRFQQEQREGLSFLKAGIDTRNAAFNQLIARIEQVAIRSRAPLLITGPTGAGKSQLARRIYALKKARRQVNGPFVDLNCATLRGDAAMSALFGHVKGAFTGALSDRPGLLRQANGGVLFLDEIGELGADEQAMLLRAVEDKRFLPVGSDKEVESDFQLIAGTNRDLQAEVARGAFREDLLARINLWTFQLPALRERPEDIPPNLLYELDQASQALDTRVTMNREAQEHFLRFATSPAARWSGNFRDLNAAVLRMATLAPGGRITRENVDEEQERLRAQWRQGPPPGPGATEDPVQEVLGAAIAAELDRFDRVQLADVLTVCRHSRSLSEAGRHLFARSRERKQSPNDADRLRKYLARFGLAWGDVSRGGSPEAP